One Paroedura picta isolate Pp20150507F chromosome 16, Ppicta_v3.0, whole genome shotgun sequence genomic region harbors:
- the LOC143826421 gene encoding uncharacterized protein LOC143826421, with the protein MSASAPQCPLSHLCKYCGAEFPRSWDLRYHMRSHPEGRGFGCKLCGKSFFRSSALLRHEVTHSGEKPFKCRECGKGFAQAVQLENHTRSHTGERPFACGQCGKAFMSSSHLAQHRRTHWAERKHRCPLCGKTFLRPWDVVQHQRFHTGERNFRCEDCGKNFFRSSDLLRHQRIHTGERPFRCQPCGKTFSRSSVLAKHMLTHTGEKPYKCETCQKAYITASQLTEHRRVHTGEKPFLCADCGKTFAYSFLLRRHVKIHTGERPHLCPECPKAFKTSGHLHKHRQIHAREGAGKGWPRRSAEVGCGGEW; encoded by the coding sequence ATGTCCGCCAGCGCCCCCCAATGCCCCCTGTCCCACCTCTGCAAGTACTGCGGGGCAGAGTTCCCCCGCTCCTGGGACCTCCGCTACCACATGCGCTCGCACCCCGAGGGGCGTGGCTTCGGCTGCAAGCTGTGCGGAAAGTCCTTCTTCCGCTCCTCGGCCTTGCTGCGCCACGAGGTCACCCACAGCGGGGAGAAGCCCTTCAAGTGCCGGGAGTGCGGGAAGGGCTTCGCCCAGGCCGTGCAGCTGGAGAACCACACCCGGTCCCACACGGGCGAGCGCCCCTTCGCCTGCGGCCAGTGCGGGAAGGCCTTCATGTCCTCGTCCCACCTGGCCCAGCACCGGCGCACCCACTGGGCCGAGCGGAAGCACCGCTGCCCGCTCTGCGGAAAGACCTTCCTACGGCCCTGGGACGTCGTGCAGCACCAGCGCTTCCACACCGGCGAGCGCAACTTCCGCTGCGAGGACTGCGGGAAGAACTTCTTCCGCTCCTCGGACCTCCTCCGGCACCAGCGCATCCACACCGGCGAGCGGCCCTTCCGCTGCCAGCCCTGCGGAAAAACCTTCTCGCGCTCTTCCGTCCTGGCCAAGCACATGCTgacccacacgggcgagaagccctacaagtgcgAGACCTGCCAGAAGGCCTACATCACCGCCTCCCAGCTTACCGAACACCGGCGGgtgcacacgggggagaagcccttccTCTGCGCCGACTGCGGCAAGACCTTCGCCTACTCCTTCCTCCTCCGCCGGCACGTCAAGATCCACACCGGGGAGCGCCCGCACCTCTGCCCCGAGTGCCCCAAGGCCTTCAAGACGTCGGGGCATCTGCACAAGCACCGGCAGATCCATGCCAGagagggggcggggaaggggtgGCCGAGGCGCAGTGCCGAGGTGGGCTGCGGTGGCGAGTGGTGA